Below is a window of Candidatus Tanganyikabacteria bacterium DNA.
AATTGGTCTTGACTTTTCATCAGGTCACTGATAAAAGGTCAAGAAATGGCGGTGCTCGCGCGTTATCTCCAGGAGGCCATTCGCGGGGATGCGCTGGCTAGCGGAAAGATGGCGTTCATCAGCGGACCGCGCCAGGTGGGCAAGACAACCCTGGGTCGCGCCCTGCTGCTTGATCCCGGCAACCATTTCTCCTGGGACGATCCGCGCTTTCGCTCGGCCTGGAGCCGCTCGCCGCTGGATGCCGTCGCCAGCAGGGGCGAAGGTCCGATACTCCTGGACGAGCTGCACAAGGACCGGCAATGGAAGGGGCGCCTCAAGGGACTCTACGATCTACGGGGTGACCAGGTGGGGATCGTGGTGACGGGGAGCGCGAGGCTCGACACCTACCGGCGCGGCGGGGAAAGCCTGCTCGGGCGCTACCTGCCTTCCCGCCTCCACCCGTTCTCGGTCGCCGAGCGCCCGGCCCCGCCGACACCCGACGAGATCCTGGAGGCGCGGGAGCCGTCCTTCCCATGGGAAGACATCATCCGGCTTGGCGGCTTTCCCGAACCGCTGCTCGCCGGGTCGGCGACCAAGGCGCAGCGCTGGAGCCGCTTGCGGCAGGAGCGCCTGGTCCGCGAGGATATCCGGGACATCCGCAACATCGGCGATCTGCAGGCGGTTCGGACGCTCGCGGAACTGCTGCCCGAGCGGGCCTGCGGCCTGCTGTCCGTGAATTCGCTGCGCGAGGACGTCGGGGTGGCGTACGCGACGGTGCGGGCCTGGCTGGCCGCGTTCGAGGCCCTCTACCTGGTCTTCCTGGTGCGGCCCTACTCGGCCCGGGTAGCGAGGGCGCTCCGGCTGGAGCCCAAGCTGTACCTCTACGACTCCCTGCAGTTGCCCGCGGGCCGCCTCGCAGCCAGGCAGGAAAACCTGGTGGCCTTGCACCTGCTCAAGGCCTGCCACTACTGGACCGACCTGGCTCACGGCGAATTCGATCTCCGGTACGTGCGCGACAAGGAGAAGCGAGAGGTGGACTTCCTCGTGCTGCGGGACCGCGCGCCCTGGATGATGGTCGAGTGCAAGTCCGACGAGATGGCGCCATGCCCGAACCTCGTGCGCTTTGGCTCCGCCCTCGAGGTTCCCGTCCGGATCCAGCTCGTCACGCGGCCCGGCTGCGACAAGTTCTTCCCCGAGTCTGGCGTGCGGGTGATGCACTACGAGCGCTTCCTGGCGGGGCTCGTCTGAAGGGCGGGCCCGCCTCTGCGTGACGGAGTTCCGGGGGGGCTATAGTGAAAGCGATATGCAAGCGCCGATCGATTGCGATGGCCGTGCTGGTGTTCGGTGCGCCGGCGGCCTTGGCCGCCCCGGAAGCGGGGCCCAGGGCCGGCGATCCCGCCCCCGCCTTCGAACTCGAGGACCAGCACTCGGTGCGGCACGAGTCGCGAAAGCTCAAGGGCAAAGTCGTCTTCCTGCTCTTCGGCCCGCAGGCGCTGCGCGAGGACATCTGGGGCTGGGCCGGGGGGCTGGCCGGGTGCTATGGCAAGCGGCAGGACGCAAGCGTGTTCGTGGTGTCGGGCGCCGCCGGCCTACCCCCCATGGTGCCGCGCGGGTTCTTCAAGGACTCCGTCAAGCACAAGCGCTATCCGGTTTCCTTGCTCTTCGACTGGGAGCGGCGCACCGCGAAGGCATATGGCGTGGGTGCCGAGAGTTCGGAACTCTTCGTCGTGGGGCCAGACGGGGCAATAGTCCTGCGCGTCCCCATCACCGGCTACGCCGGCGGCGACCTGGCAGCCCTCGAGAAGTTCCTCCAGCCTCGCCTGGGGGCCTGCGGGCAGGGCGGTCGCTGAAGGCGAGCCCGGGTTTTCTCCACAATTGACGCTCGGGCCCTTGGTTGGTAATGCTCTGGAACTCTCCCGCGCGCCCTCACGAGGAGGCCTCCATGCAGACCGGTTCGTACGTCAACGGCCAGTGGTTCCACCCCAAGTCCGACCGCCTGGTCCGTAACCTCAACCCCGCCGATACCGACGACGTCATCGCCGAGTTCCCGAGCGGCTCGGGCGACGACGCCAACCGCGCTATCGAGGCCGCGCAGGCCGCGTTCGCCGAGTGGAAGCGGGTGCCCGGTCCGGAGCGGGGGCGCGTGCTGTGGCGCGCCGCCGACATCGCCCGCCGCCGGGCCGACGAGATAGCCCGCACCCTCACCCGGGAGCAGGGCAAGATCCTCAAGGAGGCCAAGGGCGAGGTGATGAAGGGGATCTCGCTCCTCGAGTTCTATGCGGGCGAGGGCTTCCGCATGCACGGCAAGACGATGCCGTCCGAGGTGCGCGACACGTTCACCTACACCATCCGCCGGCCGATGGGCGTTGTGGGGCTCATCTCGCCCTGGAACTTCCCGTGGGCGATCCCGGTGTGGAAGACCGCCCCGGCCCTGGTCTCGGGCAACTGCGTCGTGTTCAAGCCGGCCGAACTCACGCCGGCCACCGCGACGCTCCTGTGCGAGATCTACGCCGAGGCCGGCCTGCCCGCGGGCGTCTTCAACATGGTGGTCGGCCCCGGCTCGAAGGTCGGCAATGCCATCGTGGACTCGCCCCTGGTGCGGGCCGTGTCGTTCACCGGTTCCAACGACGTGGGCAACGCCCTCTACACCCAGGCCTCCAAGCGGGGCGCCAAGGTCACCTGCGAGATGGGCGGCAAGAACGCGGTCATCGTCTTGGCGGACGCCGATCTGGACAAGGCGGCGACGGCCATCCACGCCGGCGCGTTCGGCTCGACCGGCCAGCGCTGCACGGCCACGTCGCGGGTGATCGCCCACCCGTCGATCAAGGACGAGCTACTGGAACGCCTGGCCGACAAGGCTCGCAAGATCAAGGTGGGCCCGGGCCTCGACGAGAGCACCGACATGGGCCCGGCGGTGGACGAAAAGCAGTTCAAGACCGACCTCGACTACATCGCCATCGCAAAGGAAGAGGGCGCGCGGCTGGTCGTGGGCGGTGGCACGCCCAACGGCGGCAACGGCAAGGGCTTCTTCGTCGAAGCCACCATCTTCGACAACGTGGCGCCGACCATGCGCATCTTCCGCGAGGAGGTCTTCGGCCCGGTGCTGGCGGTCAGCACGGCGGACGGCCTGGACGAGGCCATCCGCATGGGCAACGCCGTGGAGTTCGGGCTCACGACGTCCATCTTCACCCGCGACCTCGATGCGGTGATGCGCTTCGTGGAAGAGGTCGAGACCGGCATGGTGCACGTCAACGAGCCCACCATCGGCGGCGAGGCGCAACTGCCCTTCGGCGGCACCAAGGCGACCGGCGTGGGCGAACGCGAGATGGCCGAGGAAGGCCTCAACTTCTTCACCGAGCTCAAGACCGTCTTCGTCAACTACTCGGGCCAGGCCGACCGGGTGATGATCCGGTAGGCGGCAAGGCGGGCGAGGCCACCACGGAGGTCGACCAAGTCATGAAGCTGGAGACCCCCCGGCTGATCATCGAGCCTGCTGCCGGGGCGCCACCCGACCAGTTGCTGCCGGTGTTCAACAGCAACCCCGAGTACATCGCCAACGAGGAGCAGGTCCCGGGGAAGACCAGCTACACCCTCGACGATGCCGGGCGATACCTGGCGGAGGAGATCGATCGGGAGGATTCGAGGTGCCTGGTGCTTCGCGAGCGCACCGGCTCGCGGATCGTCGGCACCGCATGCCTCCTGGTGCCCAACCCGTCCGATGGGCTGCCGTGGCTCGGACTGCTGCTCGTGCATGGTGAATCGCAGGGGCATGGAATCGGCGCGGAAGCCCTGCAGGCGATCGAGCATGCGCTGGCCGGCGAAGGGTGGGAGCGGTTGCGCATCGGAGTGCTGCTCGCGAACGGGCGCGCCAGGCGATTCTGGGGCCGCGAGGGCTTCCATGTGGTCAAGAAGACGACCGACACGGAAGGCCGGCCCTGCTGGGTCATGGAGAAGCCCCTCGCTGCGCCGGGGCCCCGGTAGGACCGGCCTGACGCCGATCCTGGCGTCACAGCTGCGCTCGCCGCGCGGTGCGGTGGGCCGCCTGGCGGCGGGCCGGCGCAGGGGTCCGATCCTGCCGAGCCGTTTTCCACTGGACGCCCGGGATCGGGAAGGGGAGAATGGTCTTGTACCGTTCGGCGACCGCGAGGTAGGCGATGCAGAACTTGATCGACGAGCTGACGCTGGATTTCGTCCAGACCTGGCTGCCCGAGCGCTCGCTCGAGTGGGCGCGGGAGGACGTCGTCCGGGGCCGGGTCTCGAAGCCCGCTGTCAAGGCTCGCCGCATCGACGCCTTCGTCGCCGACGCGCGCCGAGGTCGCGTCAAGGTGTCGCTCTACCTTGCAGGCGGCAAGGTCCGCTCGGCTTGCGATTGCCTCAGTCGCAGCCTGGCGCCGTGCCGGCATGCGGCGGCGGTCGCCCTGCTGCTGACCGGCGCCGAGCGCTTCGAGAGCTGGCAGATCGCGACCGATCCTGGCGCGGCCGACGGCGATCTCACGGTCGCCGAGCGCGAGCGGCGGCGGTTGCGCGGTGAATCGGATCTCTTCGAGGTCGCCGGCCCGGCCGGCGGAGTGTACGGGCGCTACAGCGTCGGGTCGCCTTCCGCGCGCAGCTACGAAGTCGTGCTTCGTGCTCTCGATCGGCCGCACAACGGCTGCACCTGCCCGGATTTCGAGACCAACCTGCTGGGTACCTGCAAGCACGTCGAGGCCGCCCTGCACCATGCCCGGCGGCGAGATCGGCGGGCGTTCGACCTGGCGCGGGACGCCGGTCCGCCCGCCTCGTACCTGTTCGTCGCCGCCGGCGAGCAGGCTGGCGTCGGCCTGCGGCTGGTCGGACAGGTCGACGCCCCGGCCAGGGCGGCGCTAGGGCGGCTGTTCCACGCGGACGGCCTACTGGCCGGCGATCTGGCCGAGGTCTGGCCCGACGTCGAAGCGGCCGCTTGCGCGCATGAAGTCGAGGTCCCGGCCGAAGTGTGGCGGCTGGCGGCGCGCGTCCGGAGTCTGGCCGATCGCCGGCGCCGGCAGGCGGAGACCGAGCGCGAGGTGCTGGCCGCGGGGGCGGCGCAGCCGGGGTTCCGCGCCACGCTCTACCCGTATCAGGTCGAGGGCGTGGCGTTTCTGGCCAGCCGCAAGCGGGCGCTGCTGGCCGACGACATGGGCCTGGGGAAGACCGCGCAGGCGATCGCCGCGATGGCCCGGCTCATGCGCAAGGATGGCGTGCGGCGCACTCTGGTGGTCTGCCCCGCCTCGCTCAAGCACCAGTGGGAGCGGGAGATCCACCGGTTCACGGCGCTGACGGCACGCCAGGTGACCGTGGTGGGCGGGCCGCGAGAGGTACGCCGGCAGCAGTATGCCGATGCCCGGGACGTCCTCATCGTCGGCTACGAGCTCGCAAGGACGGATTTCCGGGAAATCGAAGCCTACGGACCGGATCTGCTCATCCTCGACGAGGCCCAGCGGATCAAGAACTGGCGCACGATCACGGCGTCGCAGATCAAGCGCATCGCGGCCCGGTACGCGTTCGTGCTCACCGGGACGCCGCTCGAGAACCGCCTCGACGATCTCTACAGCCTGATGCAGGCGGTCGATCAGCACGTGCTCGGGCCGCTGTGGAAGTTCAACGCGGACTTCTCGCACCTCGACGAGCGCGGGCGGCCGATTGGCTACAAGCACCTCGACAGGCTCCGGGAGCGCCTGGCGCCGGTCATGCTGCGGCGCCGCAAAGAGGATGTGCTCACCCAGTTGCCGCCGCAAATAGTCAATCGCCTGCTCGTGCCGATGACGATCGAACAACAGGCGATCCACGCCGACGCCGAGCACCAGGTGAGCATCTTGCTCGCCATCCTCAAGCGCCGCCCGCTCAATCCCAGGGAGGAGCAGCGCCTGATGCGGGCCTTCCAGCGCATGCGCATGGCCTGCGACTCGGCAGGCCTGGTGGACAAGGAGACCCAGGGCGCACCCAAGCTCACCGAACTCGAGAGCCTCCTCGACGAAATCTGCATCCAGGGCGGCCGCAAGGTGGTGGTCTTTTCCGAGTGGGAGCGCATGCAGGCGATGGCCGCCCAGATGTGCGATCGCCTGGGGATCGTCCATGTCTGCCTGAACGGCGGCGTGCCGGCGGCCAATCGCGGGGCGCTGATCGACCGCTTCCGGGAGGATCCCCGCTGCAAGGTCTTCCTGTCCACCGACGCAGGTGGCGTGGGCCTCAACCTCCAGGCCGCGAGCTACCTGATCAACCTCGACCTGCCATGGAACCCGGCCGTCCTGGGCCAGCGCATCGCTCGCATCCATCGGATCGGTCAGACCGAGCCGGTCAACGTCGTGCTGCTGGTGAGCGAGGATAGCTTCGAGGAGCGGATGGAGCAGACGCTCTCGGCCAAGCGATCCCTCTTCGAGGCGGTCGTCGGCGACGATACCGCCACGACCGAGGTGGCACGCGCGTCGATGGCCTCCAAGATCGCCACCCTGCTTTCGGAGGCCTTCGCCGCCGCGACCGGACCCGCGGCTCCGGCCGAGGAGCTCGCGCTGGCCTGCGCGCCGGGGACCGGGGAGATCGAGTCCCTGTTGGTCGAGCCCGCGATCGGGCCCGTGCCCGGTCTTACTTCGGCGGTACCGGCTCCGGGCGGCCCCGGGCCCGCCCTGCCGGCGCTTGCCGACCGGGACGCGGGCCGCGCCGACGCGCTCGCCGAACCACAAGTCGCCCGGCTGGTAGGCCTGGTGGGCAGGCAGCTCATCCGGGTGCTGCGATTGCGCGACGGGCAGCTCGCCTGCATCACGGCGGGCGAGCCGCCCGCACCGCTCGCGGATGGCGCCATGGTGCTGTCGGCGGCCGCCGCGCAGGCACTGGCCTGCCTTGGCGCGGCCTCGCCGCTTGCCGGGGCGGCGATCGTCCATGAAGCTTCCGGCGATGCCATTGATCCGCTGCTGGAGGCCCGCAGGGGACGCCTGGCGGCCGGGGAGCGGAAGCTGGCCGCGGCGGCGCAACTCGTCGCCGGCGGTATGGCCGGCGAGGCCTTGCCGCTGCTGCGCGACGCGCTGGCCCTGGCCTTCCGGGCGCTCGACGAGCGCGGCGATCCGGGTGAGTCACCGGCGGCCCTGATGGCGGCCGTGTATGGCCACTTGCTGCCTACCGGGGCGATCGTGTCGGCCGACGTGGACGCCCTGGCGCGCGCCGGCGAGTGGGCGCGGATCTTTGCCGACTCCGACGTGGCAGTCCCCCCGGCCATGCTCGATCAGGTCACCCGCGAGGCCACCGACGCGCTGTCCCGGGCGCGGGAGCGCCTGGGGGCGGTGGCCGCTCGCGCCGGGTGATTGCGCGGCTCAAACGACCCTGCGCGGCCGGCAGGGACGCCCGGCCCCACCCGGAAAGGCGCAGAATCGGGTGGCGCCGGCCTCCCTCTTGGCAAATCACACCCCGGGATGTCGCGCCGGGATGTCCTTGACGCCCCACTGGTTGTGAAAGGTGGCCGCATCAGGGCGCCGGACGGCCTAGCAACTCCTGGAGCGCCACGACGACTTCGGCCGGCCGCTCCTCGACGATGTAGTGGTCACCCCCGGCGATCCTGGTGAGGCGCGCACCTGGGATGCTCGCGGCAAGTTCCTCGGCGATCTCGAACGGCAGGTAGGGGTCGCGATCGCCCCAGATCAGCGCGGTGGGCATGGCTAGCCTCCCGGCCCCGACCGCCAGCTCCGGACGCGGGTCGACCCGGTAGAAACTCCAGTAATGGTGGAACCACCGCTTGCCCTCCCGCTCCTTGAGCCAGCCGATGTAGCCGTCAAGTTCATCGGTCGAGAAGGCCCCGTTGGCCACGTAGCGCCGCATTTTACTCGCATGGATCGCGTGGTGCGGTAGCAGATCGAAAAGCCACCCGAAGAGCGGGGATCCTGCCAGGAACGACAGAGTGCCGAACTGGAAGTACGAGATCCCGCTGAACGTGCGCTGGGCACGGCTGTTGAGCACGGCCAGACGGCGGACGCGCTCCGGGTGCCGGATTGCGAAGCCGAGCGACAGGAACCCGCCGTAGTCGTGGCCGACCAGGTCGACGCGGCCCAGGCCGAGTTCGTCGAGAAGCTTCCCGATCCGCTCGACTTCCGAGTCGTAGTCCAGGTTCACGGCCAAGGACCGCTCGGATGCCCCCCAGCCGAACCAGTCGGGAGCGAATACCCGCCGGGACTTCGAGAGCTCCGGAACCACCCGCCTCCAGCAGCGGTGACTTTCCGGATAGCCGTGCAGCAAGAGGCAAGGTTCACCCGTGCCTCCCTCGAAGACCGCCACGCGGATGCCATCGACCACAAGATCACGGCGCTCGAGTTCGATCTTTGCCTCC
It encodes the following:
- a CDS encoding ATP-binding protein is translated as MAVLARYLQEAIRGDALASGKMAFISGPRQVGKTTLGRALLLDPGNHFSWDDPRFRSAWSRSPLDAVASRGEGPILLDELHKDRQWKGRLKGLYDLRGDQVGIVVTGSARLDTYRRGGESLLGRYLPSRLHPFSVAERPAPPTPDEILEAREPSFPWEDIIRLGGFPEPLLAGSATKAQRWSRLRQERLVREDIRDIRNIGDLQAVRTLAELLPERACGLLSVNSLREDVGVAYATVRAWLAAFEALYLVFLVRPYSARVARALRLEPKLYLYDSLQLPAGRLAARQENLVALHLLKACHYWTDLAHGEFDLRYVRDKEKREVDFLVLRDRAPWMMVECKSDEMAPCPNLVRFGSALEVPVRIQLVTRPGCDKFFPESGVRVMHYERFLAGLV
- a CDS encoding redoxin domain-containing protein, with the translated sequence MAVLVFGAPAALAAPEAGPRAGDPAPAFELEDQHSVRHESRKLKGKVVFLLFGPQALREDIWGWAGGLAGCYGKRQDASVFVVSGAAGLPPMVPRGFFKDSVKHKRYPVSLLFDWERRTAKAYGVGAESSELFVVGPDGAIVLRVPITGYAGGDLAALEKFLQPRLGACGQGGR
- a CDS encoding aldehyde dehydrogenase family protein, coding for MQTGSYVNGQWFHPKSDRLVRNLNPADTDDVIAEFPSGSGDDANRAIEAAQAAFAEWKRVPGPERGRVLWRAADIARRRADEIARTLTREQGKILKEAKGEVMKGISLLEFYAGEGFRMHGKTMPSEVRDTFTYTIRRPMGVVGLISPWNFPWAIPVWKTAPALVSGNCVVFKPAELTPATATLLCEIYAEAGLPAGVFNMVVGPGSKVGNAIVDSPLVRAVSFTGSNDVGNALYTQASKRGAKVTCEMGGKNAVIVLADADLDKAATAIHAGAFGSTGQRCTATSRVIAHPSIKDELLERLADKARKIKVGPGLDESTDMGPAVDEKQFKTDLDYIAIAKEEGARLVVGGGTPNGGNGKGFFVEATIFDNVAPTMRIFREEVFGPVLAVSTADGLDEAIRMGNAVEFGLTTSIFTRDLDAVMRFVEEVETGMVHVNEPTIGGEAQLPFGGTKATGVGEREMAEEGLNFFTELKTVFVNYSGQADRVMIR
- a CDS encoding GNAT family N-acetyltransferase; amino-acid sequence: MKLETPRLIIEPAAGAPPDQLLPVFNSNPEYIANEEQVPGKTSYTLDDAGRYLAEEIDREDSRCLVLRERTGSRIVGTACLLVPNPSDGLPWLGLLLVHGESQGHGIGAEALQAIEHALAGEGWERLRIGVLLANGRARRFWGREGFHVVKKTTDTEGRPCWVMEKPLAAPGPR
- a CDS encoding DEAD/DEAH box helicase, which codes for MQNLIDELTLDFVQTWLPERSLEWAREDVVRGRVSKPAVKARRIDAFVADARRGRVKVSLYLAGGKVRSACDCLSRSLAPCRHAAAVALLLTGAERFESWQIATDPGAADGDLTVAERERRRLRGESDLFEVAGPAGGVYGRYSVGSPSARSYEVVLRALDRPHNGCTCPDFETNLLGTCKHVEAALHHARRRDRRAFDLARDAGPPASYLFVAAGEQAGVGLRLVGQVDAPARAALGRLFHADGLLAGDLAEVWPDVEAAACAHEVEVPAEVWRLAARVRSLADRRRRQAETEREVLAAGAAQPGFRATLYPYQVEGVAFLASRKRALLADDMGLGKTAQAIAAMARLMRKDGVRRTLVVCPASLKHQWEREIHRFTALTARQVTVVGGPREVRRQQYADARDVLIVGYELARTDFREIEAYGPDLLILDEAQRIKNWRTITASQIKRIAARYAFVLTGTPLENRLDDLYSLMQAVDQHVLGPLWKFNADFSHLDERGRPIGYKHLDRLRERLAPVMLRRRKEDVLTQLPPQIVNRLLVPMTIEQQAIHADAEHQVSILLAILKRRPLNPREEQRLMRAFQRMRMACDSAGLVDKETQGAPKLTELESLLDEICIQGGRKVVVFSEWERMQAMAAQMCDRLGIVHVCLNGGVPAANRGALIDRFREDPRCKVFLSTDAGGVGLNLQAASYLINLDLPWNPAVLGQRIARIHRIGQTEPVNVVLLVSEDSFEERMEQTLSAKRSLFEAVVGDDTATTEVARASMASKIATLLSEAFAAATGPAAPAEELALACAPGTGEIESLLVEPAIGPVPGLTSAVPAPGGPGPALPALADRDAGRADALAEPQVARLVGLVGRQLIRVLRLRDGQLACITAGEPPAPLADGAMVLSAAAAQALACLGAASPLAGAAIVHEASGDAIDPLLEARRGRLAAGERKLAAAAQLVAGGMAGEALPLLRDALALAFRALDERGDPGESPAALMAAVYGHLLPTGAIVSADVDALARAGEWARIFADSDVAVPPAMLDQVTREATDALSRARERLGAVAARAG
- a CDS encoding alpha/beta hydrolase, with protein sequence MPRGSDALYPAPGAPLAVAPLEAKIELERRDLVVDGIRVAVFEGGTGEPCLLLHGYPESHRCWRRVVPELSKSRRVFAPDWFGWGASERSLAVNLDYDSEVERIGKLLDELGLGRVDLVGHDYGGFLSLGFAIRHPERVRRLAVLNSRAQRTFSGISYFQFGTLSFLAGSPLFGWLFDLLPHHAIHASKMRRYVANGAFSTDELDGYIGWLKEREGKRWFHHYWSFYRVDPRPELAVGAGRLAMPTALIWGDRDPYLPFEIAEELAASIPGARLTRIAGGDHYIVEERPAEVVVALQELLGRPAP